A genomic segment from Plasmodium cynomolgi strain B DNA, scaffold: 0679, whole genome shotgun sequence encodes:
- a CDS encoding hypothetical protein (putative) has protein sequence MVHQKFLIILYELFVIYIENMWITQISDKINPLVNNILRVFKNINLKIYKELNDNNTTFIAVCNYDYNPIDLHRYQQYKLLFDYSKDYPDIERDTRSEQNTCDKDYKKYIEEYINMYNQANSE, from the exons ATGGTCCACCAGAAATTTCTGATAATATTGTACGAGCtctttgttatatatatagaaaatatgTGGATAACCCAGATAA gtgataaaataaatcctttagtaaataatattttgagagtgttcaaaaatattaatttaaagATTTATAAAGAGctaaatgataataatacaACATTTATTGCGGTGTGTAATTATGATTATAACCCAATTGATCTTCATAGATATCAACAGTATAAGCTGCTGTTTGATTATTCTAAGGATTATCCAGATATTGAGCGAGATACACGTTCTGAACAAAACACATGTGATAAAGATTATAAGAAATACATAgaagaatatattaatatgtataacCAGGCAAATTCTGAAtga